The window TGACGAAAACGCAGGGATAGCGTTGCGtaaaactgaaaaggaaatcgaGCTTGCGCTAGCAGACTGTAAGAGCGCGCACAATAAATTACTTGAGATATTAAACGAGGCCACAGCTGAAAATGAAATCGAATGGATTCGAAGAATTCAAACATGTTACAATGAGACAattgaaacaattcaaactttcaCCGCCAGGACAGAAAACAGAAATAACGCCAGACAAAATTGTGCACTTCGCATTGAAAAGGCTAAAATGCCATCTTTTAATGGAACAATCAGAGAATATCCACAATTTAAGCAggattttcaaaaacaagtgATGCCAACATTGGATAAAAACAGCGCGTGCTACATTCTACTCTCGTGCTTGGAAAGAGAGCCAGCGGAAACAGTAAAAAGCGTAGATGATGATATAAAAGAGATGTGGAAACGACTCGACGAAAAATACGGAGATCCAGCTAAATTAACGGACGCAATCATTAATACAATTCAAGACGTAAGAAACGTTAAAGAGGGGGAGAACAAAAGATTCATAGAATTGGTTGATGCTGTAGAAGATGGATATAAAGATCTGAAAAGACTTGGATTGGAAAGAGAAATCACAACCACAAGTTCAGTTAGcataattgaaagaaaactaCCTGCTAATATAAAAAGGGAATGGGCTAAATTGGTTAGCGCAGACAATAGCGTGGTAAACAAAACCGACAAATTTCCAAGCCTTCTTAACTTTCTCCTCAGCCAGAAAAGAGCAATTGAATATGATACCACAGAGCTACGACTTACTACTACCTCACCAATAAAAGGCTCAGCacattatgcaaaaacaaacaaagattcaGTAGAAAGACGAGAAGACAGCACCCGCCCCCAAAATAGTAAATGTTTATTCCACAGGGAATCAGATCATTGGACGAGCGACTGTAAATTCTACCTATCAAAACCAAATGaagataaaatgaaaacattgaaggaaaagGGAGCCTGCTGGTCGTGTTTACGAAGAGACTGCTTGAGACACAGACTGCTTGAATGTAGGAAGAAGAGACCTTGCGGCGTGAACGGATGCACCAAATGGCATCACCAGACACTTcataaagatgaaaaaattgaaaccGCTTTACAAGGAATCTCCGGGTCCGCAAGTGTATGTGACAACAACATCGCAGACTCTTGTCTATTGCAGATACAGCGAATCGCCACAAAGCGCCGTTGGGTCAATGTTCTATGGGATAGCGGAGCTTCACTCTGTTTCATTACAAATGACAAAGCAAAAGCCGAGCGACTGAAAGGAACGAAAGTTGAACTTTCCATAATCAAAGTAGGAGGAGACAATGAGAAAATCACATCCACTAGATACAAACTTTCACTAATAGACAAACAAGGTCAAGAAGTTCAATTTGACGTATACGGAATCGATAAAATTACTTCAGACCTACAGAGCGTAAACGTGAACGGAATCATTCAACTATTTAAAGATATTTCTAAAGATGATATATCAAGACCATCAGGAACAATTGATGTCTTAACTGGTTACGAATACGCGGCGTATCATCCACAGAGTGAGCAAACTTCAGGACACCTTCCTCTACTAAAAAATCGCTTTGGAAGATGCATTGGTGGAACACACCCCTTTATCAAGGAAACGACACGAAACCACATGCTCAATCACATAAATGTCAACACAGCAATTGTCCGAGTTGAAGATTTCTATAACATAGAGAACCTTGGAATCGGATGTTCACCCCGCTGCGGTGGATGTAAGTGTGGGAAATGTTCTTTAGGGGCCCAAAACTTCACcataaaggaagaaaaagaattacAACTGATCGAAAGCAAGCTGGAGTACaataaagaagaaaagagaTGGCTTACAGAATATCCATGGATTCGGGATCCCGCCCAATTGCCTGATAATAAAAGGGCTGCTATGGGAATGCTCATATCAACTGAAAAAAGATTAGCAAAAAATAAAGAACACGCTAACGTTTATCAGAAACAAATTGAAGATATGATCGAACGAGAAGTCGCACGAAAACTCTCGCAAACAGAACTCAAAAACTACAAAGGACCAATTCACTACATTTCTCATCATGAAGTTTTGAAGCCAGATTCCAAATCAACTCCAGTAAGAATCGTGTTTAATAGCAGCGCACGTTACATGGGACACATGCTCAATGACTACTGGGCTAAAGGACCACACCTACTTAATGATCTCTTGGGAGTACTCATAAGGTTCAGAGAAAACAACATTGCAATGATAGGTGATATCAAGAAAATGTATCATACAGTCAAGATCAAAACTATTGAGCAACATACACATAGATTTCTATGGAGAGATATGGACACTGGAAGACCACCAGACACGTATGTAATACAAAGAGTGTCATTTGGAGACAAACCATCGGGGACGATCGCTACTGTTGCATTGAGAAAAACAGCAGAAATGGGAGCGGATAGATATCCCGAAGCGACTCAGGTCATCAAAGAAAACACGTATATGGATGACATAATAGAGAGTGTTCCCACCAAAGAAAAAGCGACAAAACTCGCTAAGGATATAGAAGCCTTACTTGACGAAGGAAAAGAATAATTCTATCACAAGTGAATAGCATTTATGATCCTCTTGGTTTAACAGGACCATTTACAGTCAGAGCAAAGATTTTGATGAGGGAACTATGGGGAATCGAAAATAAACTAGGTTGGGATGATGCAATTCCTGAAAGGTACAAACAATACTGGAAACAATTTTGCCAGGATATGCAGGAAATGAACAGCATCACATTCAAGAGATGCGTGAAACCAAAGGATGCAACAAGTGAACAACCGACGTTAATCATCTTCAGTGATGGATCCAGCAACGCCTTTGGTGCCTGTGCATATGTAAGATGGAAACTCAATAATGGACGATATAGCTGCAGACTTATACTATCAAAAAATCGACTCGCACCGATAAAAAAGATGTCCATTGATAGAATTGAACTGTGTGGAGCTTTGTTAAACTCAAGACTAAAAGCATTTCTATTCACACAATGTAGATACAAGTTTGTAAAGTGCTACCAGATCGTGGACTCCCAAATAGTGCATAGCATGATACAGAAAGAATCGTACGGAATTAATACCTTCGCCGCAACCCGCGTAGGAGACATACAACAGAATACAAACCCCAAAGAATGGTTTTGGATGGAAAGTAAATATAACATAGCAGATTGGTTAACTCGTGGTAAGAAACCTAATGAAATAAACTTGGACAGCGCCTGGCAAAATGGACCCAGCTTCCTTGAGTTCCCCCGAATCCGAATGGCCAATACACAAAACACTGACAAAGGAGCAACTTCCTGAATTAATCAAAATAGCATCCACTATAACCAAACCTTTCAGAAAAGATGACAAGGACACATTGGCGTCAAGAATCAACATCGACAGATATTCAGATTTTGGAAAACTAATCAGAGTGACAGCCAGAATTTTGACAATGTACCAAAGAAAACCGAAATCTTCCTTCAAACACGCCGGACAGTCACTAACGCCAAGTGATATAGcaaaggcagaaaaattctggattatggaAGCGCAAAAAAGCATGTATAAAGACGTTGAAAAAGGACGATACAAACGCCTGTGCCCCAGAAAGAATACAGATGGAATATACGTGGTTGGAGGACGGGGAGAAAGGTGGATTGAGATGAGTCACAACAAAAATGAAGTTATCCTTCTTCCTTATGATCATCGATTTTCACGTCTATATAGTGAACATATCCATAAAAGAGGCCACCTTGGTGTTCTCTCGACAGCCAGTAAAATTCGCACAAGATTCTGGATTGTCAAATTACTGAAGATGGTCAAGTCTATCAGATACAACTGCGTAATATGCAAGAAACTAGACAAAAGACTGACTGAGCAAATTATGGGAAAATTACCAGAGGACAGATTAAAGCCGTCTCCCGCCTGGACTTGCACTGCTATTGATCTATTTGGACCATTCAAAATTCGAGACGAGGTGAAGAAAAGAACGACTGGGAAAACATATGGAGTGATCTTCAACTGTTTAGGCACCCGCGCAGTACATGTAGATCTAGCCGCGGATTATAGCACTGAGAAATTCCTTATGGTCCTGCGAAGATTTGCATCTATTCGAGGGTATCCTTCGAAACTATATTCCGACAATGGACCTCAGCTGGTTGCCGCAAAtgaagaattaaaaaatgtggtACAAGGTTGGAATCAAGAGCAACTAAAAGAATTTGGCGTGATGGAAGGATTCAAGTGGGATTTTGCCCCAGCTGATGCACCATGGCAAAACGGAGTGTCAGAAGCGTTAGTGAAATCGGTGAATCGAGCGATAACAGCAGCTATAAGTGATCATGTCATGGCATTCTCAGAACTCCAAACCGTTTGCTTCGAGGTAGCAAACCTTGTAAATGAAAGACCTATCGGAAGACACCCTACGTCTCCAGATGATGGCACTTATTTACGTCCCAATGACTTACTACTAGGCAGAGCAACTTCACGAGTGCCAAGCGGGCCTTTCAGAGAGCCTTCCAATCCTCGTCAGCGATTCGAATTTGTCCAGAATGTTGTGAACTACTTCTGGAAGAAATGGACAAGGGACTACTTTCCAAGCTAACTAATTCATCCAAAGTGGCACACGGCTCAACGCAATCTTAGGGAAGGTGACGTAGTGCTCATCCAAGATACTAACCAAATCAGAGGACAATGGAAACTTGGTGTCGTCCTCAAGACATTTCCTGGAGAAGACGGAAGAGTCAGGAGAGTACAAGTACAGTACAAAAATCCCAAACCGGGGGAAGCCGTCAGCGAATATCATGGAAGAGGCTTTGTTACCGTCGAGCGAGCAGTGAATAAATTGGTTGTTCTTATACCAAAAGAGGAAGCAGAAGATAAAACCAAACCTGATTGTTTCCTTTCAGTATCTTTTGAACTTTGACTCTAGTTAAAACTTTTTCATGCCCGGGGGAGTGTTTCGTTCTAACACGAAATTAATGCATGACGTTTTATGAGGCATACGTAACAATGCTTTATGTAATAGATTAATAAGATCGTTGAAGCCGACACTACTAGTCGCAGATTTGAGAGACACCAATGGGTATGTAAATATCGTTCTTTGTTAATGTCTATTAATCCCGGCATTTGTTAACTACAAGTCTAATCTGTTGATAAATTTCGAATACTTTCCTGTAAACAAGATGAGTGAATAAACTGTGGAATATTTGGAACCTTGGCGATTATTGCGACTAGCAGTACAAAAAGGGTCACTGTGCTCTCAATTAATCCAAACTTCACAAGTGAACACTCTTCTGATGTaaggcttttcttttaagaatgaGGAAATTCAGGCCTTGCGAAGAGCGTATTTAAAATCAGGCttgcttttaaaaattctttgtCTTTGGTGTGTGTGAAACTCGAAGATACTGCGGAATAGAGCAGTCACAAAATGGAAGATTAAGATACTGGAGTGTAACTAAGTTGCACGGAATCAATGCTCTCAACGGTTACCATTAGTGGATCAAAGTCAAAGGAAcgttaaaaatttcttcaaagacatTGTGGGCTGATTGTTTTGTCGACAACTGTTGGAAATAACGAAGCAAGTGAGGCATGAGTAGAAGGAAATCAAAGAATCGTTAACAACAGGTTCTGGACTGGTTGTTCTTTTTGTCAACACTGCTACTTTCATGTCTGAAAAGGACAAATTGAAAATGGCCGCAAGAATAGAAAGCTCATCGCAGAGTCGTGGTCAAGATTGAGTGGACGTTTGTCCAATCTTGTCCTCGACCAAACGGTCAGACCTGTCTCTGTGGCGCAATCGGTTAGCGCGTTCGGCTGTTAACCGAAAGGATGGTGGTTCAAGCCCACCCAGGGACGCTTAGTTTTGATTGGCATAGACCAGTTGTAGGCAAACGAGTCAAGGTTGGCCATGACAAAGGGGCCAATCGGAAGATCACTTCGTCaccttcgtcaaagcgagtctatgtgtgaggtctttgccttgaaagcgaTTTTTATTGATCTGTAGAGTGGATTAGGGGTGTTTTCGGGCAACACTAACAGCTTTACAAAAACGGAGGAATCCACGTTTCCTGAAAAATCAACAGGTGGAGCTCATCCCGCCATGGGGCTCCATTTCTCTCACTTGCCATGAATGTCCCAGTGATTTTACACTCTCCAGGTGAACAGGAGTTCCCATCGTTGAACGAATATAGACCTTGTTTAGAAGTTTACAGCGGATAAACTGCTCTTCATTCCAAGAAAAGACTCGCAGACAAGACGTGATTAAACTTGGTAACAATACAACAGCCTGTCTGTGGAGATTTCGGTTtcgatcccggtacctcccgcataCGAAGTGGGCGCTATATATTCCTCGTTTCCCGAAACCATGCTGGGTAAGTGATAATTAtgcgatttgcacttaaatgttAGCCACCGCGATGCCCTTGAGCTTCTCATTTCCATCCTCTGTCTTTGCCTCGACACCTCGTCTTCTGTGATCAGATATATTATTGAAGAGAGCATCAAGTTGGAAGAAAGCTAAGGAGTAGGCACGAGAGTGACACCATCGAccagctatggaaatgtcacaagACCACTTGTGAACGTTTGATCTTATGAGTACGAGAGTTTCATGTCATCCAGCTCTACGGTTTGGAAGACAACTCGACAAGAAAGTGACCATCCTATGCTTGCTTCAAGTTTCTTAATTGGATCATGAACAACAACGGGAGGTTAGGTGtgacacaaacagcggtgataaacattgtattccaaggcatttttataaaacttgacgtttcgtatgctagtcaacagacatacacatacacatacgaaacgtcaagttttataaaaatgcgtcgGAATACAATGTCTATCagcgctgtttgtgttattttcttaatcaagctacgatggcctaagaacaagagtttatacgataggTGTGACACGTTTGTGGCTTTAATGTACTAATCATGCGCAAGGGTGAGACGAATTGGCCAAGCTTTCCAATTGATGAATAAATTCGATACGTTTACCTCCAATGGCAAGAGAAGAGTGTCCCGTATGTTGGGGCGTGATAATGACCGGAAGTTGTTGATCTATGAACATTGTTGGGTATAtaagggcctgtccgggagtcgaacccgggacctctcgcacccaaagcgagaatcatgccactagaccaacaggccgtTGCAGAGAAAGCTGCCGTCACGCCCTCTGTGTTGCAAATTACTAGAGCGGGAGTTGCAAAATGCACTTTCCTTCTGTCCGTCTGGTTCTGACCATCGGTACCCGTTAAACGCGAATTGCCTCAACACAGCTACTTCAGTCACGTGGTCATTAACAAATGAGACAATTGTGACATAGCACACCATATTACGAGCAGTGGAAGGGGTTCTTTCTACGATTTGAAAACAGATGATCAATGAACTTTGGAGAATGCGGGACTGCAGGTAGTTGGGCAAGGTGTAGCAGACTTCAAATAAGAAACCTCGAGTTATGGTCGTTTAGCTTCAGGTATAGGTTCcttaaaaatgcattttgttttcggcAGGACTTGAACCTGCGACCTTCCGCGTGTGAGGCGgacgtgataaccactacactacgAAAACAAGCTCGACTGTATGGATGGTAAAAGATTTGCGCATTGTTAAGGAgtatgaaattaaaaaggatCACTGTGCTCTCAATTAATCCAAACTTCACAAGGGCACTCTTCTGATGTaaggcttttcttttaagaatgaAGAAATTCAGGCCTTGCGAAGAGCGTATTTAAAATCAGGCttgcttttaaaaattctttgtCTTTGGTGTGTGTGAAACTCGAAGATACTGCGGAATAGAGCAGTCACAAAATGGAACATTAAGATACTGGAGTGTAACTGCACGGAATCAATGCTCTCAACGGTTACCATTAGTGGATCAAAGTCAAAGGAAcgttaaaaatttcttcaaagacatTGTGGGCTGATTGTTTTGTCGACAACTGTTGGAAATAACGAAGCAAGTGAGGCATGAGtacaaagaaatcaaagaatCGTTAACAACAGGTTCTGGACTGGTTGTTCTTTTTGTCAACACTGCTACTTTCATGTCTGAAAAGGACAAATTGAAAATGGCCGCAAGAATTAAGAAAGCTCATTTAAAATCCGAAAACAAAGATTTGAAAATCCGACAATAAAGTTGTAAAAATCTGATATCCGACTTGTTGAAAATCCGTCATTCGAGTTGTGGAAATCCGAAACTCACTATTGGAAGTAAGTCATGAAATAGGAAATCAATCTGTTCATTGCGTAAGCTAAGGTTTTCTACGCAACTGTAAAATTGGCACAGAAAGAGAACACTTTCCTAGGCACGACAGTATACAAGGAGAATGATTCGAAAACGAATTTATTTACGATGTTAGCACGCACGTTTTGACCCGGAGttttttgagacgtggacggcaaccggaataGAACATTTCGCGTTTctggacagtggtgtctcccagaattttatactaatcatttctACTGGGGAAAAGatcttagcaatgtaaatgtgattGTGTGTAAGTAAGTTAAaggggaaaacagctcacttccggttgccttcTGCGTctgaaaaacgcgcgtgcttaagctcccaattAAGACATATcacaagccgactgaaaccaTCCATCACACTCATTTTTACCTCTTGTCACCCACCAGGTGCCAAGGAGGCATTTATCAAGGAGAGGCCATTAAGCTCCTCCGAACAGACTCTTGAAATACAACATTTGAGTACGCATTATCTCGATTCATAGCCCACCTTAAAGAGCAAGGCTACCCAAAACATCAATTTTTCTGGAAAACAATAGGCACTTAAAATAAAGTCAAGACTAGTG of the Montipora capricornis isolate CH-2021 chromosome 7, ASM3666992v2, whole genome shotgun sequence genome contains:
- the LOC138056111 gene encoding uncharacterized protein, yielding MKIKWIDELQEEYNEASAVYAKYENEKQLIEQKEKEELNRQHMMKLREEEFQRIVQQTIIKKKSAEAIFEALVEHVKNVIETRADDENAGIALRKTEKEIELALADCKSAHNKLLEILNEATAENEIEWIRRIQTCYNETIETIQTFTARTENRNNARQNCALRIEKAKMPSFNGTIREYPQFKQDFQKQVMPTLDKNSACYILLSCLEREPAETVKSVDDDIKEMWKRLDEKYGDPAKLTDAIINTIQDVRNVKEGENKRFIELVDAVEDGYKDLKRLGLEREITTTSSVSIIERKLPANIKREWAKLVSADNSVVNKTDKFPSLLNFLLSQKRAIEYDTTELRLTTTSPIKGSAHYAKTNKDSVERREDSTRPQNSKCLFHRESDHWTSDCKFYLSKPNEDKMKTLKEKGACWSCLRRDCLRHRLLECRKKRPCGVNGCTKWHHQTLHKDEKIETALQGISGSASVCDNNIADSCLLQIQRIATKRRWVNVLWDSGASLCFITNDKAKAERLKGTKVELSIIKVGGDNEKITSTRYKLSLIDKQGQEVQFDVYGIDKITSDLQSVNVNGIIQLFKDISKDDISRPSGTIDVLTGYEYAAYHPQSEQTSGHLPLLKNRFGRCIGGTHPFIKETTRNHMLNHINVNTAIVRVEDFYNIENLGIGCSPRCGGCKCGKCSLGAQNFTIKEEKELQLIESKLEYNKEEKRWLTEYPWIRDPAQLPDNKRAAMGMLISTEKRLAKNKEHANVYQKQIEDMIEREVARKLSQTELKNYKGPIHYISHHEVLKPDSKSTPVRIVFNSSARYMGHMLNDYWAKGPHLLNDLLGVLIRFRENNIAMIGDIKKMYHTVKIKTIEQHTHRFLWRDMDTGRPPDTYVIQRVSFGDKPSGTIATVALRKTAEMGADRYPEATQVIKENTYMDDIIESVPTKEKATKLAKDIEALLDEGKE
- the LOC138056112 gene encoding uncharacterized protein yields the protein MDPASLSSPESEWPIHKTLTKEQLPELIKIASTITKPFRKDDKDTLASRINIDRYSDFGKLIRVTARILTMYQRKPKSSFKHAGQSLTPSDIAKAEKFWIMEAQKSMYKDVEKGRYKRLCPRKNTDGIYVVGGRGERWIEMSHNKNEVILLPYDHRFSRLYSEHIHKRGHLGVLSTASKIRTRFWIVKLLKMVKSIRYNCVICKKLDKRLTEQIMGKLPEDRLKPSPAWTCTAIDLFGPFKIRDEVKKRTTGKTYGVIFNCLGTRAVHVDLAADYSTEKFLMVLRRFASIRGYPSKLYSDNGPQLVAANEELKNVVQGWNQEQLKEFGVMEGFKWDFAPADAPWQNGVSEALVKSVNRAITAAISDHVMAFSELQTVCFEVANLVNERPIGRHPTSPDDGTYLRPNDLLLGRATSRVPSGPFREPSNPRQRFEFVQNVVNYFWKKWTRDYFPS